A single Ktedonobacteraceae bacterium DNA region contains:
- a CDS encoding zinc ribbon domain-containing protein, translating to MPLYEYRCSDCKSKFELLVSHQHADDVVCTKCHSEKVRRLLSVFALSTNSEDGGYDDMSDSMGGSCACGNGSCGCN from the coding sequence ATGCCATTGTACGAGTATCGTTGCTCGGACTGCAAATCTAAATTTGAATTGCTGGTCAGTCACCAGCATGCCGATGATGTTGTATGCACGAAGTGCCACAGCGAAAAGGTACGCCGTTTGCTCTCGGTCTTCGCCCTCAGCACCAATAGCGAGGACGGCGGCTATGACGATATGAGCGACTCTATGGGTGGAAGTTGTGCTTGTGGCAATGGCAGCTGCGGCTGCAACTAG
- a CDS encoding site-specific DNA-methyltransferase, with the protein MIKFGEHKSCRVIVWIFCLNYPSNSVDLIVTSPPYADQRKDTYGGVHPDRYVEWFLPIAAELKRVLKPRGSFILNIKERVVDGERHTYVLELIVALRKQGWLWTEEYIWHKRNSYPGKWPNRFRDAWERCLHFTKEKHFAMYQDAVRVPMGDWSQSRLRNLSETDRRRDNSRVQSGFGKKIENWVGRELAYPDNVLYLATECSNRGHSATFPVELPSWFIKLFTQPGDVVLDPFLGSGTTAVAARQLGRHCIGIEIDPKYIQIANQRLDAMQLPIPLFGGESDEETPISSEGTQLASQPGDSLFRTDNEIEDNEYYESVGTGVLGRNYR; encoded by the coding sequence ATGATCAAGTTTGGCGAACACAAATCTTGCAGGGTGATTGTCTGGATATTTTGCCTCAACTACCCTTCGAACTCCGTTGACCTGATAGTAACTTCTCCACCCTATGCTGATCAACGTAAGGATACATACGGTGGTGTACATCCAGACCGATATGTTGAATGGTTTCTTCCTATTGCCGCCGAGTTGAAAAGAGTATTGAAACCGAGGGGGTCTTTCATTCTCAATATCAAAGAGCGGGTAGTGGATGGTGAACGACACACCTATGTACTTGAACTGATTGTGGCTTTACGCAAACAAGGATGGTTATGGACAGAGGAATACATATGGCACAAACGAAATAGCTATCCTGGTAAGTGGCCTAATCGTTTTCGTGATGCCTGGGAGCGTTGTCTCCATTTCACTAAAGAAAAACATTTTGCGATGTATCAAGATGCAGTACGGGTTCCAATGGGTGATTGGAGCCAGTCACGCCTGCGGAATCTTAGTGAAACAGATAGGCGACGCGATAACTCGCGTGTGCAAAGTGGGTTTGGTAAGAAGATTGAAAACTGGGTTGGCCGTGAGCTAGCTTATCCAGATAATGTATTGTATCTAGCTACAGAATGTAGCAACCGTGGCCATAGTGCAACTTTTCCTGTCGAGTTGCCATCATGGTTTATCAAGCTATTTACTCAACCCGGTGATGTAGTCCTTGATCCTTTTCTCGGCTCTGGGACAACTGCTGTTGCCGCTAGACAACTCGGTAGGCATTGTATTGGAATCGAAATAGATCCCAAATATATTCAAATTGCTAATCAGCGATTGGATGCTATGCAACTACCTATTCCTCTATTTGGTGGGGAGAGCGATGAGGAAACACCTATTTCTTCTGAGGGAACCCAGCTTGCTAGCCAACCTGGTGATTCCTTATTTAGAACAGATAATGAAATAGAGGATAATGAATATTATGAATCCGTCGGGACAGGCGTTTTGGGAAGAAATTACAGGTGA
- a CDS encoding PmeII family type II restriction endonuclease — MNPSGQAFWEEITGDPDFYIKLINLMRDYPTQHRIEFEKEWAKALNRFELDFLNNFGNPDGSIDWEKLLRFNSGKEKIPWVSKVVPVSIIEVEDDNNIEDYEDEEQPL, encoded by the coding sequence ATGAATCCGTCGGGACAGGCGTTTTGGGAAGAAATTACAGGTGATCCCGATTTTTACATCAAGCTGATAAACCTCATGCGTGACTACCCCACACAGCATCGCATTGAATTTGAGAAAGAGTGGGCTAAAGCACTGAATAGATTTGAGCTAGACTTTCTCAACAACTTTGGCAATCCGGATGGTAGCATAGATTGGGAAAAGTTGCTGCGCTTCAACAGCGGAAAAGAAAAAATTCCCTGGGTATCTAAAGTCGTCCCGGTAAGCATCATAGAAGTGGAAGACGATAACAACATAGAGGATTACGAGGACGAAGAACAACCACTCTGA
- a CDS encoding NAD(P)H-dependent glycerol-3-phosphate dehydrogenase, whose product MVSAGIIGSGAWGTTLALLLAGKGTATTLWEHNPERAAEMQAQRENRLFLPGFRFPDSLQVTSDIREAVQGKDMLVLVTPSQRMRENVRLLAPYVEKGSVLVSASKGIEIGTLKRMTEIIAEELPDAAHRVAALSGPNISREVAEGKPTAAVVAAYEQDIAVHARSLLSTQRFRLYTVNDVVGVELGGALKNIIAIGAGINDGMGYGDSSKAAFITRGLAEISRLGIAAGAHPLTFAGLAGIGDLVATCASPLSRNHRLGQRLAAGEKLPDILASTRTVAEGVSTTRAALQLATRFDVEMPITSQLSLVLFEGLDPKKAVPELMMRDLKDELEGIL is encoded by the coding sequence ATGGTATCAGCAGGTATCATCGGCAGCGGCGCATGGGGCACGACTCTGGCCCTTTTATTAGCCGGTAAAGGCACCGCTACCACGTTGTGGGAACACAATCCTGAACGCGCCGCTGAAATGCAAGCACAGCGTGAAAATAGGCTCTTCCTGCCTGGATTTCGCTTCCCGGACAGCCTACAGGTCACTTCCGACATAAGAGAGGCTGTGCAGGGGAAGGATATGCTCGTGCTTGTGACGCCTTCGCAGCGCATGCGCGAGAATGTGCGCTTACTCGCCCCTTATGTTGAAAAAGGATCCGTGCTGGTAAGCGCCAGCAAGGGCATAGAAATCGGCACCCTCAAACGCATGACCGAGATCATAGCCGAAGAGCTTCCTGATGCCGCGCATCGCGTGGCAGCTCTCAGTGGCCCCAACATCTCCCGAGAGGTGGCGGAGGGAAAGCCGACCGCTGCTGTCGTAGCGGCTTATGAGCAGGATATCGCCGTACACGCTCGTTCGCTGTTGAGCACGCAGCGGTTTCGTCTCTATACGGTGAATGATGTGGTTGGCGTCGAGCTGGGAGGCGCGCTCAAAAATATCATCGCCATTGGCGCGGGCATTAATGACGGTATGGGCTATGGCGACAGCTCGAAGGCAGCTTTCATAACACGCGGGCTGGCGGAAATCTCGCGCCTGGGTATCGCTGCCGGGGCGCATCCCCTGACGTTCGCGGGACTGGCCGGCATCGGCGATCTCGTCGCAACCTGTGCCAGCCCACTGAGCCGCAACCATCGCCTGGGCCAGCGCCTGGCCGCGGGCGAAAAGCTTCCGGATATCCTGGCCTCAACTCGTACAGTGGCCGAGGGCGTATCTACTACTCGTGCGGCCCTGCAACTGGCGACACGCTTTGATGTTGAAATGCCCATTACCAGCCAGCTCAGCCTGGTTCTCTTCGAAGGGCTGGACCCTAAAAAAGCCGTGCCAGAATTAATGATGCGCGACCTGAAGGATGAGTTGGAAGGCATTCTCTAA
- a CDS encoding NotI family restriction endonuclease, translating into MPDHPLAEVFGFPTNNFSPDAGRYRKNRLCPFNNKVPSCTKDKAENPLGVCSVYEANRTVITCPVRFRQDWLIAEDAAAFFFPPGQSWTSLTEIRINDKYGKSAGNIDIVLVSYDDTGRLLDFGALEVQAVYISGNIRKAFEYYMENPEEHAKMDWLGKRDYPRPDYLSSSRKRLAPQLIYKGGILYAWGKKQAVAVDSKFFNTLPPMDEVDQTEAEMAWLIYDLQLDSSQNRYRLVRSRTVYTGFNAALNKITTAEPGEVQDFMDQLQEKLDEKLENSTPPDAPTLLDVVDIETENM; encoded by the coding sequence ATGCCAGATCATCCACTCGCGGAAGTCTTTGGTTTCCCTACCAACAATTTCTCACCTGATGCAGGGCGATACCGGAAGAACAGACTTTGCCCATTCAACAATAAGGTTCCTTCCTGTACAAAGGATAAGGCAGAGAATCCTTTAGGCGTATGTAGTGTATACGAAGCAAATAGAACAGTGATTACCTGTCCTGTACGTTTCCGTCAAGATTGGCTTATAGCTGAAGATGCAGCTGCTTTTTTCTTTCCGCCAGGACAATCATGGACCTCTCTTACAGAGATTCGCATCAACGATAAGTACGGCAAGTCTGCAGGTAACATTGATATAGTACTCGTCAGCTACGACGATACAGGAAGGCTTCTTGATTTTGGCGCACTCGAGGTGCAGGCTGTCTATATCTCTGGTAATATCCGAAAAGCATTTGAGTATTATATGGAAAACCCCGAAGAACATGCTAAAATGGATTGGCTGGGAAAACGTGACTATCCTCGTCCTGATTATCTTTCCTCTTCACGTAAGAGGCTAGCACCTCAACTTATCTATAAAGGCGGGATTCTATATGCCTGGGGCAAGAAACAAGCAGTGGCAGTCGATAGCAAATTTTTTAATACGCTGCCTCCAATGGATGAAGTAGATCAAACGGAAGCCGAGATGGCCTGGCTTATTTATGATCTACAACTCGATTCCTCACAAAATCGTTACCGTCTTGTTCGCTCCAGAACGGTTTACACGGGTTTTAACGCTGCATTAAATAAAATTACAACAGCAGAACCCGGAGAGGTGCAGGACTTTATGGATCAATTGCAGGAGAAGCTAGATGAAAAGCTTGAAAATAGCACGCCACCCGATGCTCCAACATTGTTAGATGTAGTAGACATCGAGACAGAAAATATGTAA
- a CDS encoding DNA adenine methylase: MQQIGLFGYLPLPTEVNVASIPQRSPFRYPGGKTWLVPHLRRWLSPDVRKHAGVLPVRPARLIEPFAGGGIISLTAVAENLVDHVTMVELDKDVASVWQTILEGEDWNWLINEITTFNVTHENVLSLLAKTDIELKEEAFRTILRNRVNRGGILAPGAGIVKEGENGRGITSRWYPMTLKKRIQDIVHMRDRITFIHGDGMGILSEQADCTDTVFFIDPPYTVAGKRAGERLYKHSKLDHERLFEIASKLRGDFLMTYDNVDDVKQLARRFGFDTQVVAMKNTHHAKMTELLIGPNLEWLRLDSF; encoded by the coding sequence ATGCAGCAGATCGGTTTGTTCGGATATTTGCCACTACCTACTGAAGTCAATGTAGCTTCGATACCACAACGTAGCCCTTTTCGATATCCAGGGGGAAAGACCTGGTTGGTACCACATTTGCGCAGATGGCTCTCTCCAGATGTGAGAAAGCATGCAGGCGTTTTGCCTGTTCGTCCAGCCAGGCTTATTGAGCCATTCGCAGGTGGTGGGATTATCAGCTTAACGGCAGTCGCCGAAAATCTTGTTGATCATGTTACAATGGTTGAGTTGGATAAGGATGTGGCCTCCGTATGGCAAACAATTCTTGAAGGCGAAGACTGGAACTGGCTCATTAATGAAATCACGACTTTCAATGTGACACATGAGAATGTTTTGTCTTTGCTCGCAAAAACTGATATTGAACTCAAAGAAGAGGCATTTAGAACCATTCTGAGAAATCGCGTTAATCGAGGCGGCATCCTGGCGCCAGGAGCAGGAATAGTAAAAGAGGGTGAGAATGGACGAGGTATCACTTCTAGATGGTATCCAATGACTCTTAAAAAGCGTATACAAGACATTGTTCATATGCGGGATCGCATTACTTTTATCCATGGAGATGGGATGGGTATTCTGAGTGAGCAAGCGGATTGCACCGATACCGTTTTCTTCATCGATCCTCCCTATACTGTCGCTGGCAAAAGGGCAGGAGAACGCCTTTATAAGCATTCTAAATTAGACCATGAAAGACTCTTTGAAATTGCTAGTAAACTACGCGGCGATTTCCTGATGACCTATGACAATGTCGACGATGTGAAACAACTCGCGCGTAGATTTGGTTTCGATACACAGGTTGTTGCCATGAAAAACACCCATCATGCAAAGATGACAGAATTGCTCATTGGCCCAAACCTCGAATGGCTACGCCTGGACTCGTTTTGA
- the hpt gene encoding hypoxanthine phosphoribosyltransferase — protein MSMHDDIAEILLTGEQIQAKVIELGKRITEDYKGKNLLLLGTLKGAVPFIGDLSRAIDLPLEIDYMAISSYGNSTESSGVVRILKDLEGPIAQKHVLIVEDIVDSGLTLHYQTEILRQRKPQSLRICALLDKGRERVKAVELDYTGFQIPDRFVVGYGLDYAQRYRNLPYIGILKPSVYQDEPKEPQRQHQSPAEK, from the coding sequence ATGAGTATGCACGATGATATTGCCGAGATATTGTTAACCGGCGAGCAAATTCAGGCGAAGGTTATTGAATTAGGAAAGCGCATTACTGAGGATTACAAAGGCAAAAATCTGCTGCTATTGGGAACGCTGAAAGGCGCGGTGCCATTCATTGGCGATCTGTCGCGGGCCATCGATTTGCCGCTGGAGATCGATTATATGGCCATCTCCAGCTATGGCAATAGTACCGAATCGAGCGGCGTAGTACGTATTCTTAAGGACCTGGAAGGGCCGATTGCGCAAAAACACGTGCTGATTGTGGAAGATATTGTGGATAGCGGCCTCACGCTCCATTATCAAACGGAGATCCTGCGCCAGAGAAAGCCGCAGAGCCTGCGCATCTGTGCGCTGCTGGATAAAGGACGCGAACGTGTGAAGGCCGTCGAGCTGGACTATACCGGTTTTCAAATTCCAGACCGCTTTGTCGTGGGCTATGGCCTTGACTATGCGCAGCGCTACCGCAATCTGCCCTACATTGGTATTTTGAAGCCCTCGGTCTACCAGGATGAGCCGAAGGAGCCGCAGAGGCAGCACCAGAGTCCGGCTGAAAAATAG
- the tilS gene encoding tRNA lysidine(34) synthetase TilS, whose translation MDIPDRVTAYIEKHHLFPGSGEIIVAVSGGADSLCLLHLLNRLCGPGKRYPQLRLHAAHLNHMLRGAASEQDAETVAKIAADWGIPCTVGTVDVPALAREEHRSLEDAARVARYRFLRQVAQGQPIAVAHHADDQVETLLLHWIRGSGLAGLVGMLPKQQDIIRPLLAESHAESITYCRQHAIVPLEDLSNTDPRFLRNRIRHELLPLLESLNPGIQETLLRNADSVRVDVEWIETQVDACWLTIVLAQQENSIKLDARTFLALPLSLYRHLLRRVTARLYDGQSPLEARHYRLLEQLLAHKNDGQERRLDFPRGLRVIYDFNHVTFKRLNIHTAIHPMGGKSDTREAALLSVPGCVEVVGTSWQIAAEMVPEDVMQQVRQALQREDWPQVWRLLPSTRHTVYADADKVGPSVWVRTRLPGDRMRPLGMIHEKKVQDILVDKHIARHERDFIPLVFSPSHCIWLAGVCLDDRVKISRETQRIVRFLMKQV comes from the coding sequence ATGGATATACCAGACCGTGTCACCGCCTATATTGAAAAACACCATCTCTTTCCTGGCAGCGGCGAAATTATTGTCGCCGTTTCGGGCGGGGCGGATTCGTTGTGCCTTCTGCATCTCTTGAACCGCCTGTGTGGGCCGGGGAAGCGCTATCCACAGTTGCGTTTGCATGCCGCTCACCTCAATCACATGCTGCGCGGTGCGGCCAGCGAGCAGGATGCTGAAACCGTCGCGAAAATAGCGGCGGACTGGGGCATACCTTGTACGGTGGGTACTGTTGATGTTCCGGCACTGGCGCGCGAAGAACATCGCTCATTGGAAGATGCGGCTCGCGTAGCTCGCTATCGTTTCTTGCGCCAGGTCGCGCAGGGCCAGCCAATCGCGGTGGCACATCACGCGGATGACCAGGTTGAAACGTTGCTGCTGCACTGGATACGCGGCAGCGGTCTGGCCGGTCTGGTTGGCATGCTGCCGAAGCAGCAGGATATCATTCGCCCGCTCCTGGCGGAAAGCCATGCTGAGAGCATCACCTATTGCCGGCAACACGCAATTGTGCCGCTGGAAGACTTGAGCAACACCGACCCACGCTTCCTGCGCAATCGCATTCGTCACGAACTCCTGCCCCTGCTCGAATCGTTGAATCCGGGTATACAGGAGACGCTGTTGCGCAATGCCGATAGTGTGCGCGTCGATGTAGAATGGATCGAGACCCAGGTCGATGCGTGCTGGCTAACCATAGTTCTGGCGCAGCAGGAAAATTCTATCAAATTAGATGCCCGCACCTTTCTAGCGCTGCCATTGAGTTTGTACCGGCACCTGTTGCGGCGCGTTACCGCCCGTCTCTATGACGGTCAATCGCCGCTCGAAGCTCGTCATTACAGGCTGCTGGAGCAACTGCTGGCTCACAAAAATGATGGGCAGGAGCGCCGGTTAGATTTTCCACGCGGCCTGCGGGTTATCTACGATTTCAATCACGTGACGTTTAAGCGTCTGAATATACATACAGCTATTCATCCGATGGGCGGCAAAAGCGATACGCGGGAGGCAGCGCTGCTTTCAGTTCCCGGCTGTGTTGAGGTAGTAGGAACATCCTGGCAGATTGCGGCGGAGATGGTACCAGAAGACGTGATGCAGCAAGTAAGGCAGGCTTTGCAGCGGGAGGATTGGCCGCAGGTGTGGCGTTTGCTTCCTTCCACTCGTCATACTGTGTATGCGGATGCGGACAAAGTCGGGCCTTCTGTATGGGTGCGCACCCGACTTCCAGGTGATCGCATGCGGCCGTTGGGCATGATTCACGAAAAAAAGGTGCAGGACATTCTGGTGGATAAGCATATTGCGCGCCATGAGCGTGATTTCATCCCACTTGTCTTTTCGCCATCCCATTGCATCTGGCTGGCGGGCGTATGCCTGGATGATCGTGTGAAGATCAGCAGAGAGACACAGCGTATTGTACGTTTTTTGATGAAACAGGTGTAA
- the def gene encoding peptide deformylase produces MAIHKIITAENPILRQKGKKIHRFDASIQKLIDDMFETMHAAHGAGLAAPQIALSLRIFVAEYEDKKVAMVNPEIIKAEGEEIGTEACLSIPGYAGDNIRRAAKVVVRGQDARGKPMKVHAEGWFARILQHEIDHLDGILFLDRLDRPEDLREVREEEWEEAEAEAIVE; encoded by the coding sequence ATGGCAATTCACAAAATAATTACCGCGGAAAATCCTATCTTACGGCAGAAAGGCAAAAAGATTCACCGGTTCGACGCTTCGATTCAGAAGTTGATCGATGACATGTTTGAGACCATGCATGCGGCGCATGGCGCGGGACTGGCAGCGCCTCAGATAGCCCTTTCGCTGCGTATCTTCGTAGCCGAGTACGAAGATAAAAAGGTGGCGATGGTCAATCCAGAGATCATCAAGGCCGAGGGCGAGGAGATCGGCACCGAGGCCTGCCTGAGCATTCCAGGCTATGCCGGCGATAATATCCGCCGCGCGGCAAAGGTGGTTGTACGCGGCCAGGATGCCCGTGGCAAGCCGATGAAGGTTCACGCCGAAGGATGGTTTGCCCGTATCCTCCAGCACGAGATTGACCACCTGGATGGTATCCTCTTCCTGGACCGCCTGGATCGGCCCGAAGACTTGCGCGAAGTGCGCGAGGAAGAATGGGAAGAGGCCGAAGCTGAGGCCATTGTAGAGTAA
- the rho gene encoding transcription termination factor Rho encodes MTAARTPFDKLTPIHPNRRITLETGKTPIAPRFIDLLVPLGFGQRALVVAPPKAGKTTILRQVASSILTNYPEASLFLCLVDERPEEVTEWRMEVQGPNVKLYASSFDQRLTRHGRIVEQALNDAKRLVEQGKDVVILLDSLTRLARAHNLSSEMWDGPRSGRGGYGSRTLSGGIDVRALEVGRRVFGAARTLEEGGSLTIVASCLVETGSRLDEVVYEEFKGTGNLEIRLSRELADRRIFPAVDIAASSTRQEERLLSPSELRASAILRRRMADLPHREMTEQVIRLFEKTSSNARLVEAVVAQG; translated from the coding sequence TTGACAGCAGCACGCACTCCATTTGACAAACTGACGCCCATTCACCCCAACCGGCGCATAACGTTGGAGACCGGCAAAACACCCATCGCGCCGCGGTTCATAGACCTGCTCGTCCCGCTCGGCTTCGGGCAGCGCGCGCTCGTTGTTGCACCTCCCAAGGCCGGCAAAACCACCATTTTACGCCAGGTCGCTTCGTCCATTCTCACCAATTACCCCGAAGCCAGCCTGTTCCTCTGCCTCGTGGATGAACGGCCGGAAGAAGTCACCGAATGGCGTATGGAGGTACAGGGACCGAACGTCAAACTCTATGCATCAAGCTTCGACCAACGATTGACCCGGCATGGGCGGATCGTCGAGCAGGCCCTGAACGATGCTAAACGGCTGGTCGAACAGGGCAAGGATGTCGTGATCCTGCTTGATTCATTGACGCGGCTGGCCCGCGCACACAATTTGAGCAGCGAGATGTGGGATGGGCCGCGTTCCGGGCGCGGCGGCTACGGCAGTCGCACGCTCTCCGGTGGCATCGATGTGCGCGCGCTCGAAGTTGGCAGGCGCGTCTTCGGTGCCGCTCGCACACTTGAGGAGGGTGGAAGTCTGACCATCGTCGCCAGTTGCCTCGTGGAAACCGGCAGTCGTCTCGATGAGGTGGTCTACGAAGAGTTCAAGGGAACAGGCAACCTGGAGATTCGCCTCTCGCGCGAGCTGGCGGACCGCCGTATCTTCCCTGCCGTCGATATCGCCGCCTCCAGTACGCGCCAGGAGGAGCGCCTGCTTTCGCCATCAGAACTGCGCGCCTCGGCCATCTTGCGCCGCAGGATGGCCGATTTGCCACACCGCGAGATGACAGAGCAGGTGATCCGGCTGTTTGAAAAGACGAGTTCGAATGCCAGGTTGGTCGAGGCTGTAGTAGCACAGGGATAA
- a CDS encoding ABC transporter permease: MTMKTAWYIAKKDLLETLKDRNSFILLLAVPLVLIAVIGLAFGNIFGSSSSQISITVAVSNQDNGYVGTSIINALKINSNQLQITVNQYNSPGQVTDQVANNSNVNAGVIIPAGTTDKVNAASQNGTTPKNLVQFYSLPSNNDPRATIVQNIVTNVLTSELAGSSAVGQVYSVCNQPGNHCAPTTINPQAIASNVGQVSVTGGQAAVQALTAGKAVKINSFDQLVPGYAVFFALFGINAAAGTILQEKEDGTFRRLLIAPVQKYALLGGKLLAQFLLTLAQLAVLFAVGYFAFHLDVGSWPAVILLLICTSFATTGLGILLVSVVKTRRQLNPIVTLVVLITSAIGGAWWPLFLEPSWMQQFAKLGVTAWAMEGLNGVMILGKDFAQVAPDMLGLLAYGIICFLIAMRFFRFQEKAA; encoded by the coding sequence ATGACAATGAAGACCGCCTGGTATATCGCCAAAAAAGACCTCTTGGAGACTCTTAAAGATAGAAATTCGTTTATTCTGTTGCTTGCTGTGCCACTGGTGCTGATCGCAGTCATAGGCCTGGCTTTCGGCAACATTTTCGGCAGCAGCTCTAGCCAGATCAGTATCACCGTTGCGGTGAGCAATCAGGACAACGGCTACGTTGGTACGTCTATCATCAACGCACTCAAGATCAACAGCAATCAATTGCAGATTACCGTCAATCAGTACAACAGTCCTGGACAGGTCACGGACCAGGTAGCCAACAACAGCAATGTGAATGCCGGTGTAATCATTCCGGCTGGCACAACTGATAAGGTCAACGCGGCATCTCAGAACGGAACAACACCTAAAAATCTCGTCCAGTTCTATTCGCTGCCGAGCAATAACGATCCGCGGGCCACCATTGTGCAGAACATCGTGACCAACGTGTTGACCTCGGAACTGGCGGGCAGTTCGGCAGTGGGGCAGGTCTACAGTGTGTGCAACCAGCCAGGGAATCACTGCGCGCCGACTACGATCAATCCGCAGGCGATAGCAAGCAATGTAGGACAGGTCAGCGTAACCGGCGGGCAAGCCGCAGTGCAGGCGCTAACGGCGGGCAAAGCTGTGAAGATCAATAGTTTCGATCAGCTTGTGCCTGGCTATGCGGTCTTCTTCGCGCTCTTCGGCATCAATGCTGCCGCCGGAACCATCCTGCAAGAAAAAGAGGATGGCACATTCCGCCGCCTGCTGATCGCGCCCGTGCAGAAGTACGCGCTGCTGGGCGGCAAGCTACTGGCGCAGTTCCTGCTCACACTGGCGCAGCTGGCTGTTCTCTTTGCCGTCGGCTACTTCGCCTTCCACCTGGATGTCGGCTCCTGGCCGGCGGTCATCCTGCTGCTGATCTGCACCAGCTTCGCTACCACCGGCCTGGGTATCCTGCTGGTCTCGGTGGTCAAGACGCGGCGACAGCTTAACCCGATTGTCACGCTGGTGGTGTTGATCACCTCGGCTATCGGCGGGGCCTGGTGGCCGCTCTTCCTGGAGCCATCGTGGATGCAGCAGTTCGCCAAACTGGGCGTGACGGCCTGGGCGATGGAGGGTCTGAACGGCGTCATGATCCTGGGTAAAGATTTCGCGCAGGTAGCGCCCGATATGCTGGGTCTGCTGGCCTATGGCATCATCTGTTTCCTGATCGCCATGCGCTTCTTCCGCTTCCAGGAGAAGGCGGCGTAG
- a CDS encoding ATP-binding cassette domain-containing protein has protein sequence MEEMTSFTTTTGPIHLPKDGRPVDVQVLNLVKTFGKIEAVKGVSFTIGRGEIFGLLGPNGAGKSTTINMMCGYIEPTSGDTIIDSLSIRKEPMKVKRIIGVVPQEIALYKDLTSMENLEFFGEIYGLSRKERRERAADVLHFVGLYERRNEPIKNFSGGMQRRINMAIAMLHRPNLLLMDEPTVGVDPQSRENIFDTIEKLRDQGTTILYTTHYMEEAERLCNHIAIMDEGRIIAMGTLEELLALRDHTREVQRPHGLQELFIQLTGKTLRD, from the coding sequence ATGGAAGAAATGACCTCATTCACGACTACAACCGGGCCGATCCACCTGCCGAAGGATGGTCGTCCGGTTGATGTACAGGTACTCAATCTGGTTAAGACGTTCGGCAAGATCGAAGCAGTAAAAGGCGTTTCGTTCACCATTGGTAGGGGTGAAATCTTTGGATTGCTTGGCCCCAATGGCGCGGGCAAAAGCACCACCATTAATATGATGTGTGGCTACATCGAGCCGACCTCCGGCGATACAATTATCGATAGCCTTTCAATCAGGAAGGAGCCCATGAAGGTAAAACGTATTATTGGCGTGGTACCGCAGGAGATCGCCCTCTATAAAGACCTGACCTCGATGGAGAACCTGGAGTTTTTCGGCGAAATTTATGGCCTGTCCCGCAAGGAGCGGCGCGAACGCGCCGCGGATGTGCTGCACTTCGTCGGTCTTTACGAGCGCCGCAACGAGCCGATCAAGAACTTCTCCGGCGGCATGCAGCGGCGCATCAATATGGCGATTGCTATGCTACACCGGCCCAACCTGTTACTCATGGACGAGCCAACCGTCGGTGTAGACCCGCAGTCACGCGAGAACATCTTTGACACCATCGAAAAGCTGCGCGACCAGGGCACAACCATCCTTTACACGACGCACTATATGGAAGAGGCTGAGCGCCTCTGCAATCACATCGCCATCATGGACGAGGGACGCATCATCGCCATGGGCACGCTCGAGGAATTGCTGGCATTGCGCGACCATACACGTGAAGTCCAGCGCCCCCATGGCTTACAGGAACTGTTCATTCAATTAACAGGCAAGACGTTACGCGACTAA